A stretch of DNA from Brachyhypopomus gauderio isolate BG-103 chromosome 7, BGAUD_0.2, whole genome shotgun sequence:
CTCCTCGCACTGCTGATTTACACTGAACTCTTCCATCAGGTAACATGGCTATTAGAAAGAATAAGGTAAAATTAAGTGTGAGATGGATGGATTCTCATATAACTCATCACAGAGTATCAGGAGAAGAACTCAAAGAAACCAAATCTCACGTTTCACTAAATCAGGTTCTTCTACTGGTTCTCAAACCATTATCACCAACAATGAAATAGAAATTACCGCTATGAAACATCAGACTTTAAAAGCCAGCTAAAAGAAAAAATTTTAGGGTGTTTGTGACACAATAGGATCCTGAAAACACCAGACCTTACGCTAAGCTTAGTGTACGAGACTGAGAACAGATGCAGAGTATCTAGCCACGCTTGGGAAACATCCCTAAAATCGGTTGAGATAAAGGTTTTTAAAGAATAAAAAGTTCTGGGACTAttcagaaaaagaaaataaaaaacatcCCCCATTTTAAAGAAGCCTCCAATTCTCAAAGCTGTGATGATAAAAAGCAGAGAATTTCGGTTTCATATATAAAGTCGTATGACAATCCATCAATCCCCAAATGTGTCGTGTTCATTGGGCTTCAAGTAAAACAATGGTTTCTAAAACTTCAGCGCTGTCCGTCAAGTACAACAAATGAGCGAAGCCCACGCCAGCACTCACCTGTCGCGAGGATTTGGTCAGAGTGGCGGTACGAAAGCTGGTTGGTGCTTCTGGACGGTCCGCTCGCTGTAGGAGGAGCCGTGTTCTTGGAACGTGACTCCATGACAGGCCCAGTCCCGCCTTCGTCTGCCCACTGCCATCCCGCGTCACGTGGTTGGTCACCTGATGCATTCATCCCCTCAGCATCATCCACCACGGTGCACAATCTAACCTTCATACTACAATGGCGCTCTCCAAAAGTAATTCTCCAAAAAATGAGATGAACAGCGTCTTATGAAAGAGTTGAGTGCTACTTACCAAAACGGCTACATTAAATTCTTTAGCGATCATCTTCAGCTCTGAGGCAACCTGCATCATCAATGACATTCCTGAGGAGAACGAAGAACGGTGATGCCCGACTGGGTAGCTACAACACAGCAAAATGGAGATcaggtttttggttttgttCTTAGAAATGGCCACCTTCGTTCTGTTTTCCTCCAAGCATGTGTGAGAGCACGGCGGAGACTGAATCCACGATCACGGCTTTGACTGAACCTCCTCCAACGGTActctgagagagacaggagcaCCCACTGTGCATGACAACAGAAACACACTCCACTCTTTAGCAGTGGGCTGAAATGTAACACACGCTTACCCTCTGAAGGCCGCCAGCTCTTAGATTCTGAAGGCAGGACAGCAAAGCGAGCACATCAAACACTCTGAACACCCTGATTCTTTGAAGAGCATCCATCTGTTTGTACAGTCACAACCGAGAGATTCATCAAGCTGTTTGACATTACTTTGGTGCTAGCCATAACAGAAGTGGGGCatatttattacacacacacactcctctatggACTCTGGTCTCTGTGTTTTGTCTTATACCTGCTCCTCCGTCGTGATGGTTCTGGTCTGTAGCATCTGTAGCAGGCGGCTGGCGCTCATCCCCCCGTTGGTGCAGATGTACACCACGTTCTGCTTGAGCTCGTGTGCTACGCTGACTGCTACACTAAAACACaactgatggaggagagaagaCACAGCAGAGTGAGTCGGCGAAGCCGTGTTCTTCTGCGATGCTTCCTGCCTGATCTCGCTGACGCAGCCCAGCCACAGACTAAAATACGTCGTTCAAAATTGAATTGAATCAATATTCACATTGTAATTTAAGCCAACAATACAATTAATCCATGTGTTATTCAGACTTTCACCTGAGGTTACAGGACAATTATGGCTGGGATTGTGTGTACCGAGTAATTTACATGGATCAATGTATTAGGTTACTGGATGTGAGTGTGAATAAACTCATCCGTGTGAACTGGTCGGGTGTGAATGAACTCACCTGTGTTTTGCCCGTTGCTGGACCTCCGGCCAGCTCTGTGATCTCTCCTGTGTACAGACCAGAGTCCAGCAGCTTATCCACACttcagaaagacagacagacagactttaAAAAGATCCAACagaaaaggttaacaatactcaCGTATAAAAGTATATTATActttataattatatattacaCTATTGTTATAATAGTTTATTTCAGAAGACAGTAACACACATGTGGGTGGTTTTATACTTAATACTACATTGCTGTGTATATTAACATCAATGCTGTGGGGTCAGAGAAGTGTGACATTGTCCTATGATCCATCCCCAAACTTTCCAACCTCTCCCATAACCACAGAATCAAAAATCTAAACATGAGCATCAGAACCGTGGAGCACTATACTGTACGCACGTGACACGTAGCCCAATGTAACCCAGTCACACGTGACTCTAAACCCACACAACTCCATAACCACGTCTCCCGTGGCTTCCGATTGCTTTAGCACGGCGCAGTTCAAGACCCTGGCGTGCGTGTGGTGCACTCACCTGGGGTTCCCTGTGGACAGGATGGAGGTGGAGCTCACCAGTTCGTCATACAGGTCTGTGCCTGCCACGGGAAATGCTGCGTGCTGAGCCAGAAGCACCCGCCGAACAGCCACCAAGGCCTGGACCAATCAGAGAGGCTTTAGCTGCAGTGGACCAACAAATTGATCACGCCAGAACCACGCTCCTCGTTTAGCACACGCTTGTCAGGATCGTTTCAAGGTTTTTTGAGTGCACGTGTTTTGGTGACGAGTGCACGTGTTTTGGTACTGTCATTGCTGAGTTTAGataaaagataaaggaagatAATGCAAGAGTGACTATTTGGCACTAGTTTTTAACTGATTCAGCACCGTTCTGCAAGCTAAGGTCACTGCCTAGAAATCTGCTGACGGCTATCAAACAGTTAAATTGATGTTAAAATTAGCAGGTTTCTTGAATAATGATTCACTTGGTAAGATATGAATTAGAACCATAATCATACAAATAAAATTACAATATACAGATGAACTATGCACTCATTAATAAACAGTGATACATTATTAATTATACAAACCTTGTAAGACACTGAGCATTTCTGTGCCAGTTCCTCTGCATCAGACGAAATAAGGTCCTCAACTGAAAGAGAGTTCATATCAACTAATGGCTGAAAGAACTAAAAAATGTCACAGTGTCATTTCTACTGAATAAAGGAATCAAGCAGATTTGTCGCAATAAAGTGCATGGAGACGTGTTTCAGTATCCCGCTGACACCTGGAGGTACCAGCTGCCAAACCCAACCAGCTCCCAATATATACTACTGCCAATCACTGCCAGTATATGGTTTCCAGTTTATAGAGCTGCATTCAAAATTTCCAATCGCATTTTCAATATCTGCATAAAAGATGTGTCGACTGGCAGTTACCACTGGTGTCTGGCACTACAGGATACAGGTGTATTAGGGAGTCAGAAACCTGTCCTAATGTCCTCCGCTTGCAGGGCCTTGATCGTTTCCGCACTTAACCCGGGACAAATGCCTTCTCTAAGTCTCACCATGACACACACCTTCAGCTGTGGAGTTCAGGCACAAGTATTAGATGGATGTGTGACTATTCACACTGAGATCAACTATACAGCCACGCCAGCTCACTAGAACATATGAGCCGCATTGCAGCGATTGCAAACTAAAAATTAGAAACAAATACATTAGAAATGAGAAAATACCTTTACCTACGCGCATATGTGAGATCGTTAAGAAATGTGCATAATATCAAGATCTTTCCAGGCAGAATCTAAACTCTATTAACGACTCCGACGAGCTTCAGCAGACTCGCGCCTTATTTTGACCGCAGAACAGACGCGTAAGCAGTTTGACGCGGCACGTAGCCAATCAACGTTGACGTAGCGTTGGTAAAGCTGAATAGCCAATAAGAACGCTCGTTGCAAAAAACGTGGCCCGCCCCtcacctgaaaaaaaaaagagtgacgCGACGTTAGTGGTAAACAGTGACAATAACACGGCGTAGTTCGAGAGGGGGGCCCCGCCAGGTCTCTTGAGCAATCCGACAGCTCgttgtattttcttttttttttaagtaactcGGTCGAACTCTTCCGAAGGCCACAGAAGACGTGCAAATAATGGGAAGGAGTGTCGGCCGCTCATGTAATGTCGCAAGCTCCGTGTGTCGTCGCCCAACCCCGGTGTGTCGTTTCTCGCTCGACTCGCCCGTCCTCGCGACGTTAGCCTGTTAGCTTTCCAGCTGCCTCGCGACCTGCGACACATCCGCGCGTGGCGGACGCGCTCGCGGCCAAGATGGTGAGTTGACGTTTCAAAACCCAACGGTCGTCGTCCCACTGTGAGGGGACAGAGCGGGGGCGGTTGGTCCTCTTATAGTGCACAAACACGTCCGTCtccacacacatttgacccccccccccagctagCTTAGCTGCCACGTTATGCGTCTGCTGGTGTCGTTAAATATCATATTTATTGTGTTTTGGAGTTGTTTAAACTAACGTTGGCTTACTATACTAGAGGCGTGAGCTGGTTAGCTAGGTGCTACTTACTTGGGTGCGTTTGGGTTAGCTATTAGGctctagacagacagacagacgtctatctatccatccatatCTGTCTATCTaacaattttatatatatatatacacacacagctaatATATTAGAAATATTCACTTGGTTCTGTTCGGGTTTGGCGAGCATAATAGCAAGAAGGAGCCGAACTATGTGGGTAGTTGTGGGCAGTAAGCGAAGTGGTACCAGCGT
This window harbors:
- the rad51d gene encoding DNA repair protein RAD51 homolog 4 isoform X1, with product MRLKVCVMVRLREGICPGLSAETIKALQAEDIRTVEDLISSDAEELAQKCSVSYKALVAVRRVLLAQHAAFPVAGTDLYDELVSSTSILSTGNPSVDKLLDSGLYTGEITELAGGPATGKTQLCFSVAVSVAHELKQNVVYICTNGGMSASRLLQMLQTRTITTEEQMDALQRIRVFRVFDVLALLSCLQNLRAGGLQRSTVGGGSVKAVIVDSVSAVLSHMLGGKQNEGMSLMMQVASELKMIAKEFNVAVLVTNHVTRDGSGQTKAGLGLSWSHVPRTRLLLQRADRPEAPTSFRTATLTKSSRQPCYLMEEFSVNQQCEEILSRSSGKRKLHAEA
- the rad51d gene encoding DNA repair protein RAD51 homolog 4 isoform X3 → MRLKVCVMVRLREGICPGLSAETIKALQAEDIRTEELAQKCSVSYKALVAVRRVLLAQHAAFPVAGTDLYDELVSSTSILSTGNPSVDKLLDSGLYTGEITELAGGPATGKTQLCFSVAVSVAHELKQNVVYICTNGGMSASRLLQMLQTRTITTEEQMDALQRIRVFRVFDVLALLSCLQNLRAGGLQRSTVGGGSVKAVIVDSVSAVLSHMLGGKQNEGMSLMMQVASELKMIAKEFNVAVLVTNHVTRDGSGQTKAGLGLSWSHVPRTRLLLQRADRPEAPTSFRTATLTKSSRQPCYLMEEFSVNQQCEEILSRSSGKRKLHAEA
- the rad51d gene encoding DNA repair protein RAD51 homolog 4 isoform X4, which translates into the protein MVRLREGICPGLSAETIKALQAEDIRTEELAQKCSVSYKALVAVRRVLLAQHAAFPVAGTDLYDELVSSTSILSTGNPSVDKLLDSGLYTGEITELAGGPATGKTQLCFSVAVSVAHELKQNVVYICTNGGMSASRLLQMLQTRTITTEEQMDALQRIRVFRVFDVLALLSCLQNLRAGGLQRSTVGGGSVKAVIVDSVSAVLSHMLGGKQNEGMSLMMQVASELKMIAKEFNVAVLVTNHVTRDGSGQTKAGLGLSWSHVPRTRLLLQRADRPEAPTSFRTATLTKSSRQPCYLMEEFSVNQQCEEILSRSSGKRKLHAEA
- the rad51d gene encoding DNA repair protein RAD51 homolog 4 isoform X2, producing MVRLREGICPGLSAETIKALQAEDIRTVEDLISSDAEELAQKCSVSYKALVAVRRVLLAQHAAFPVAGTDLYDELVSSTSILSTGNPSVDKLLDSGLYTGEITELAGGPATGKTQLCFSVAVSVAHELKQNVVYICTNGGMSASRLLQMLQTRTITTEEQMDALQRIRVFRVFDVLALLSCLQNLRAGGLQRSTVGGGSVKAVIVDSVSAVLSHMLGGKQNEGMSLMMQVASELKMIAKEFNVAVLVTNHVTRDGSGQTKAGLGLSWSHVPRTRLLLQRADRPEAPTSFRTATLTKSSRQPCYLMEEFSVNQQCEEILSRSSGKRKLHAEA